The Candidatus Woesearchaeota archaeon genome window below encodes:
- a CDS encoding elongation factor EF-2, translated as MATDVELIEKAKRLMHQPEHIRNICTSAHIHHGKTALTDNLLAAAGFMSRKAAGSLEGGMATWLHLDEQERLMTVDAANLSMCHTFGGQDYLINMIDTPGHVDFGGNVTRAMRAIDGTIVLICAVEGIMPQTETVVKQALRERVKPVLFINKCDRLILELKLSPEQIQERLSKLIVLFNQLVERVAEQEFKEKFKVNIVDGSVCFGSARENWALSLPYMKKKNVTFKDILRVFSGEVSEEERQEWIWKNAPLFEVVLDMVIKHMPNPKEAQAYRIPHIWRGEIDSPFGQDLVTCNPNGKVGFVITRITIDPKFGREISAGRLFSGTVKEGMTVYLNGAKTNQRVSQVYSYMGVKPESVEEAPAGNVIALGGVSGYAGETITLEPEQPFEELKHIFEPVITKSIQPVSQQDIPKLVEILRKVAKEDPSIKVEINQETGENLISGMGELHLEIIENRIITERKFAIKTSPPIVVYRESILKKAPQDFEGKSPNKHNKLYFIVEPLPAEIQELIRNGHLPEGRVKKKNLEMRDKLVATGMETKVADKVKDIFHGNLFLDGTRGIVYITEIMELVLDMFEDVMNQGPLAREPCVNVMVTLTDCKLHEDAIHRGPGQMYPAVREGIKGAMMTASPVIFEPKQIMMFDAPEEYVGEISKLIANKRGQMLDMTTEYGTAQVKAKMPVGEMFGFESELRSATEGRGTSSIVDQLFEKLPEELQPKIIGQIRSRKKLSENQ; from the coding sequence ATGGCAACCGACGTCGAACTCATTGAAAAAGCAAAACGGCTGATGCACCAGCCGGAGCACATCAGAAATATTTGCACCTCTGCGCACATTCACCACGGCAAGACCGCGCTGACCGACAATCTTCTCGCTGCAGCCGGCTTCATGAGCAGAAAAGCAGCCGGCAGTTTGGAAGGCGGCATGGCAACATGGCTCCACCTCGACGAGCAGGAACGTCTGATGACGGTTGATGCTGCAAACCTTTCCATGTGCCACACCTTTGGTGGCCAAGATTATCTCATTAATATGATTGACACGCCGGGCCACGTTGATTTCGGCGGCAATGTCACGCGCGCCATGCGCGCTATCGACGGCACTATTGTTCTTATCTGCGCGGTTGAAGGCATCATGCCGCAGACCGAGACCGTCGTCAAGCAGGCGCTGCGCGAGCGCGTCAAGCCAGTTTTGTTCATCAACAAATGCGACCGGCTGATTCTCGAGCTGAAACTTTCTCCGGAACAAATTCAGGAACGCTTATCAAAACTTATTGTCCTCTTCAACCAGCTTGTCGAGCGTGTCGCCGAGCAGGAATTCAAGGAAAAATTCAAAGTCAACATTGTCGACGGCAGCGTATGCTTTGGCTCTGCGCGCGAAAACTGGGCGTTGTCCCTGCCGTACATGAAAAAGAAAAATGTCACCTTCAAAGACATTCTCCGCGTTTTCTCGGGCGAAGTCAGCGAAGAAGAGCGCCAAGAATGGATTTGGAAAAATGCGCCGCTATTTGAAGTCGTGCTCGACATGGTCATCAAGCACATGCCCAATCCGAAAGAGGCGCAGGCATATCGTATTCCCCATATCTGGCGCGGTGAAATAGACTCACCGTTTGGCCAGGATCTCGTTACCTGTAATCCGAACGGCAAAGTCGGCTTTGTCATCACGCGCATTACTATTGATCCAAAGTTCGGCAGAGAAATTTCAGCAGGCCGGCTTTTTAGCGGCACGGTCAAAGAAGGCATGACCGTGTATCTCAACGGCGCCAAAACAAATCAGCGCGTGAGTCAGGTGTATTCCTACATGGGCGTCAAGCCAGAATCAGTTGAAGAAGCTCCTGCCGGAAACGTTATCGCTCTCGGCGGCGTCTCCGGCTATGCCGGCGAAACAATCACTCTTGAGCCGGAACAGCCGTTCGAAGAGCTGAAACACATCTTTGAGCCGGTCATTACCAAATCAATTCAGCCCGTGAGCCAGCAGGACATTCCTAAGCTCGTTGAAATTCTCCGCAAAGTCGCAAAAGAAGACCCATCCATCAAGGTTGAAATCAATCAGGAAACCGGCGAGAACCTCATCAGCGGCATGGGCGAGCTCCACCTCGAAATCATCGAAAACAGAATCATCACTGAACGAAAATTCGCCATCAAGACCAGCCCGCCGATTGTGGTGTACCGCGAGTCCATTCTGAAAAAAGCGCCGCAGGACTTCGAGGGAAAATCACCCAACAAGCACAACAAGCTTTATTTCATTGTAGAACCACTGCCTGCGGAAATTCAAGAACTCATTAGAAACGGCCATCTTCCTGAAGGCCGCGTCAAGAAGAAAAATCTGGAAATGCGCGACAAGCTGGTCGCCACCGGCATGGAAACAAAAGTTGCCGACAAGGTCAAGGACATTTTCCATGGCAATCTGTTCCTCGACGGCACGCGCGGCATTGTGTACATTACTGAAATCATGGAGCTTGTGCTCGACATGTTCGAGGACGTCATGAACCAAGGCCCGCTGGCCCGCGAGCCCTGTGTCAATGTCATGGTCACGCTCACCGACTGTAAACTGCACGAGGACGCCATCCACCGCGGCCCGGGGCAAATGTATCCTGCTGTTCGCGAGGGTATCAAGGGCGCGATGATGACTGCTTCGCCGGTTATCTTTGAGCCAAAACAGATTATGATGTTTGACGCGCCTGAAGAATACGTCGGTGAAATTTCAAAACTGATTGCCAACAAGCGCGGCCAAATGCTTGACATGACGACCGAATACGGCACCGCACAGGTCAAGGCAAAAATGCCGGTTGGAGAAATGTTCGGTTTTGAATCCGAATTACGATCAGCAACTGAAGGCAGGGGCACTTCATCAATTGTTGATCAGCTCTTTGAGAAACTGCCGGAAGAGTTGCAGCCGAAAATCATTGGCCAGATTCGCTCGCGGAAGAAGTTGAGCGAGAATCAGTAA
- a CDS encoding elongation factor EF-2 — MAKKMVDKVMRCASDVKKIRNIAICAHIDHGKTTLSDNLLAGAGMISKELAGKVLQLDFRPDEQARGITIDAAAVSMVHTVDTDEYLIHLLDTPGHVDFGGDVTRAMRAVDGCIVLVDAVEGVMPQTETVLRQALRERVKPVLFINKVDRLIVQQQLSAAQIQERFLHLIRDVNRLISQIAEPPYNEQWHVQVQNGSVAFGSALHTWALSLPYMQQHGLAFKDVIDAYRNESVKTFADKAPLHRVVLSMAVHHLPDPAAAQAYRIPKIWHGDVSSAQGRALLSCDSNGSVCFVVTKIIVDPQLGDLAAGRLFSGTLRHGATVWNVHSHQQARIQQLFIYNGAKRELIDSASAGNIVGIAGISAYPGDTISDREAGEPFERMIPAEPVITKSIEPRVARELPHLIEVLEQVQKEDPGIKVDINKETGEILISGMGELHLDVIENRIKTDKHITVITSPPIVVHRESVTHTLPVSGEGISPDKHFTFHFTVEPLAPAIGALLTSGGVYPGRVTAQNKDISKKLIAAGMESSAAEHIASIFHGNIFVCREPLLPSSAPLVLDMFEEVMRSGPLCSEPCANLLVTLVHYTVSADAENSPVQVYPAVRDGIRAAILAAGPVLLEPKQVMLFEAPEEYTGTLSKIVGNKRGQMIELFHEQGMVRITAKLPVSALFGFSSELRSATEGRATSAVVAQLFEPVAAGAHQKLIAEIRKRKGMY; from the coding sequence ATGGCCAAAAAGATGGTTGATAAAGTCATGCGCTGCGCGTCTGACGTGAAAAAAATAAGGAACATCGCCATCTGCGCGCACATTGACCACGGCAAGACAACGCTTTCTGATAATCTTCTTGCCGGTGCCGGCATGATTTCCAAAGAGCTCGCCGGCAAAGTACTCCAACTTGATTTTCGCCCTGACGAGCAGGCGCGCGGCATTACCATCGACGCTGCCGCTGTTTCAATGGTGCACACGGTTGACACTGATGAATATCTCATTCACCTGCTTGACACCCCAGGCCATGTGGATTTCGGCGGCGATGTGACACGTGCCATGCGCGCGGTTGACGGCTGCATTGTGCTTGTTGACGCGGTTGAGGGTGTGATGCCGCAGACCGAGACCGTGCTCCGACAGGCGCTGCGCGAGCGCGTGAAACCCGTTCTTTTTATCAACAAAGTTGACCGGCTCATTGTGCAGCAACAATTGTCTGCAGCGCAGATTCAGGAACGCTTTCTTCACCTTATTCGCGACGTCAACCGCCTCATTTCCCAGATTGCCGAGCCGCCGTACAACGAACAATGGCATGTCCAAGTGCAGAATGGCAGCGTTGCGTTTGGCAGTGCGCTGCACACATGGGCACTTTCGTTGCCCTACATGCAGCAGCACGGGCTTGCGTTCAAGGATGTCATTGACGCGTACCGCAACGAAAGCGTAAAAACATTTGCTGACAAGGCGCCGCTGCACCGCGTAGTGTTGTCGATGGCCGTGCACCACCTTCCTGATCCGGCAGCAGCGCAGGCGTACCGGATTCCAAAAATTTGGCACGGCGACGTGTCGTCGGCGCAGGGCCGCGCGCTTTTGTCGTGCGATTCCAACGGCTCGGTTTGTTTTGTCGTGACGAAAATAATTGTTGATCCCCAGCTCGGCGACCTTGCTGCAGGCAGGCTTTTTTCCGGCACTCTCCGTCACGGTGCGACGGTGTGGAATGTACACTCACACCAGCAGGCGCGTATCCAACAGCTCTTCATCTACAACGGCGCAAAGCGCGAGCTTATTGACTCGGCATCCGCCGGAAATATCGTCGGCATCGCCGGCATCAGCGCGTATCCCGGCGACACCATCAGTGACCGCGAAGCAGGCGAGCCGTTTGAGCGCATGATCCCAGCAGAACCAGTCATAACAAAATCTATTGAGCCGCGCGTTGCGCGTGAATTGCCACACCTGATTGAAGTGCTTGAACAGGTGCAGAAAGAAGATCCGGGCATCAAAGTTGACATCAACAAAGAAACCGGTGAAATTCTTATCAGCGGCATGGGCGAACTGCACCTTGATGTTATTGAAAACCGCATCAAAACGGACAAGCACATCACGGTTATCACGTCCCCGCCTATTGTGGTGCACCGCGAATCCGTTACCCATACATTACCAGTATCAGGCGAAGGAATATCGCCGGACAAGCATTTCACTTTTCATTTTACCGTAGAGCCGCTGGCTCCTGCGATTGGTGCGCTCCTCACAAGCGGTGGCGTTTATCCCGGACGAGTAACCGCACAGAATAAAGACATCTCAAAAAAACTCATTGCCGCAGGAATGGAATCATCTGCTGCTGAACACATTGCCTCCATTTTTCACGGCAACATTTTCGTGTGCCGTGAGCCGCTTCTTCCGTCGTCCGCACCGCTGGTGCTTGATATGTTTGAGGAAGTGATGCGTTCCGGCCCGTTGTGCAGCGAGCCGTGCGCGAATTTGCTCGTGACACTTGTTCATTACACCGTCTCTGCCGACGCTGAAAACAGTCCGGTGCAAGTCTATCCTGCAGTGCGCGATGGGATTCGCGCGGCGATTCTTGCTGCCGGGCCCGTGCTGCTCGAGCCGAAGCAAGTCATGTTGTTTGAAGCGCCGGAAGAATATACCGGCACACTTTCAAAAATTGTAGGCAACAAGCGCGGCCAAATGATTGAGCTGTTTCATGAACAAGGCATGGTGCGCATCACGGCAAAACTGCCGGTGAGTGCGCTGTTTGGTTTTTCCTCGGAGTTACGTTCTGCAACCGAAGGGCGCGCGACGAGCGCAGTTGTTGCACAATTGTTTGAGCCGGTTGCCGCCGGTGCACATCAGAAACTTATTGCAGAGATACGAAAGAGAAAGGGGATGTATTAA
- the ndk gene encoding nucleoside-diphosphate kinase, whose product MIQRTLVLIKPDGVQRGLVGQIITRFENAGLKIVGGKMVWVDAAFSKQHYAEHIQKKFYPALEAMLTQGPVFALVLEGVEAAALVRKIVGPTEPKAAPPGTIRGDFSHMSYAYADAKDIGLKNIIHASDSPVSAKTEIALWFSPNELHTYKSVHDVHVLE is encoded by the coding sequence ATGATCCAGCGCACCCTCGTGCTCATTAAACCGGATGGCGTCCAGCGCGGCCTCGTCGGCCAAATTATCACACGCTTTGAAAACGCCGGGCTGAAAATTGTTGGCGGGAAAATGGTCTGGGTGGACGCTGCATTCTCAAAACAACATTACGCTGAACACATCCAGAAAAAATTTTATCCGGCGCTTGAAGCCATGCTCACCCAAGGCCCCGTTTTTGCACTCGTCCTCGAAGGCGTTGAGGCCGCTGCGCTCGTGCGAAAAATTGTCGGCCCCACCGAGCCGAAAGCGGCGCCGCCCGGCACGATTCGAGGAGACTTCTCCCACATGAGCTACGCATACGCTGACGCAAAAGACATCGGGCTGAAAAATATTATTCACGCATCCGACAGCCCGGTGTCGGCAAAAACAGAAATCGCGCTCTGGTTCTCGCCGAATGAGCTGCACACCTACAAGAGCGTACATGACGTGCATGTGCTGGAATAA
- a CDS encoding 30S ribosomal protein S28e produces MSERGKHRDGGSVVEEVTKGKVYFTEAVPARVEELVARTGARGEATQVRVKILAGRDHDKIIRRNVKGPVRLGDILMLRETEFEARPLDRKGRSDKS; encoded by the coding sequence ATGAGCGAGCGCGGCAAGCACCGTGACGGCGGCTCGGTTGTTGAGGAAGTAACAAAAGGAAAAGTCTATTTTACTGAAGCAGTGCCAGCGCGTGTTGAAGAGCTTGTTGCACGCACCGGCGCACGGGGCGAAGCAACCCAAGTCCGTGTCAAGATTCTCGCTGGCCGCGACCACGACAAAATCATCCGAAGAAACGTCAAAGGTCCGGTTCGCCTCGGTGACATACTCATGCTGCGCGAGACTGAATTTGAGGCACGACCATTGGACCGCAAGGGCCGCAGCGACAAATCATAA
- a CDS encoding ribosomal L7Ae/L30e/S12e/Gadd45 family protein gives MADKGDKSLEIIEVARTTGKIRKGSNEATKALEKGLAKFVVIAKDVSPPEIVMHLPVLAKEKGVPFAEVASKEELGAAAGLQVGTAAVVVVQEGEAKKLIAQLK, from the coding sequence ATGGCAGACAAAGGCGACAAATCCTTAGAAATTATTGAAGTTGCACGGACCACCGGCAAAATCCGCAAGGGCTCCAACGAAGCAACCAAGGCACTGGAAAAAGGCTTGGCAAAATTCGTCGTGATTGCAAAAGATGTTTCTCCGCCTGAAATTGTTATGCACCTTCCGGTGCTGGCAAAAGAAAAAGGCGTGCCGTTCGCTGAAGTTGCTTCCAAGGAAGAGCTCGGCGCAGCAGCAGGGCTTCAGGTAGGAACCGCAGCAGTTGTTGTGGTACAGGAAGGCGAAGCAAAAAAGCTTATTGCCCAACTCAAATAA
- a CDS encoding A24 family peptidase, which yields MELFTLVVVALALLALLVASYTDIKTREVPDFVSYGLLFIAIGVRLIFFAGTRDWHYLADGALGFIIFFGIACIMFYAGQWGGGDSKVLMGLGALFGIDIAATLRGTVFDTLAPAFLINTLLAGAGYGLCWTIFLAWKNKKPFFAELKKLRTKKMLRIRNALIVLMFLTIAGVALLKQPLERIALIIFFVSTTLLYYFWLCAKAVEKACMYKLVPPEKLTEGDWIAKNIVVAGKHICGPKDLGVSKEQIAKLIRLKKQHKIKTILIKEGIPFVPSFLIGFLMTLVWGNVMMVVV from the coding sequence ATGGAACTGTTTACTCTCGTGGTTGTTGCTCTTGCACTTCTTGCTCTTCTCGTTGCTTCATACACCGACATCAAAACCAGAGAAGTGCCGGATTTCGTCAGCTACGGCCTGCTGTTTATTGCGATTGGAGTTCGCCTTATTTTTTTCGCCGGAACAAGGGATTGGCACTACCTTGCTGACGGCGCGCTGGGATTTATTATTTTCTTCGGCATCGCCTGCATTATGTTTTACGCCGGCCAATGGGGCGGCGGTGACAGCAAAGTGTTGATGGGGCTGGGCGCGCTGTTCGGCATTGACATCGCTGCGACACTCAGAGGAACAGTGTTTGACACGCTTGCGCCTGCATTCCTTATCAACACACTGCTTGCCGGCGCGGGCTACGGCTTGTGCTGGACGATTTTTTTGGCGTGGAAAAACAAAAAGCCATTTTTTGCCGAGCTGAAAAAACTCCGCACAAAAAAAATGCTGCGCATCAGAAATGCGCTCATCGTGCTGATGTTTCTGACGATTGCAGGCGTTGCACTCCTGAAACAGCCGCTTGAACGAATTGCCCTGATTATTTTTTTCGTCAGCACCACCCTGTTGTATTATTTCTGGCTCTGCGCCAAGGCCGTCGAGAAAGCGTGCATGTACAAACTCGTACCACCGGAGAAACTGACCGAGGGCGACTGGATTGCAAAGAACATTGTGGTCGCGGGAAAGCATATCTGCGGGCCCAAGGACTTGGGCGTGAGCAAGGAACAAATTGCAAAACTGATTCGCCTCAAAAAACAGCACAAGATAAAAACGATTCTTATCAAAGAAGGCATCCCGTTTGTACCCAGTTTTCTTATCGGGTTTCTGATGACGCTGGTGTGGGGGAATGTGATGATGGTGGTGGTTTGA
- a CDS encoding sigma-70 family RNA polymerase sigma factor produces the protein MFPAVDGQREDEQRENPDAVITDARDYLQLLPPKTAYRMPLTHRGTVNYQGVITVPDEASPTLFRQEILEVSIALLGKKKVYGVGIRISRDETLVAGAVIEYVPPSGQKNLAVVVAPDTLSVERLITTEGNYDVAFRFSTPEQLRAYQARRGIKKKAPAKPRPYERDTANEGDLVDELKQRQEAGEGYRLKFDAIRKYLSEIGKIDLLTREQEVSMARAIAEYEQQAWSAATPLIAAVIATLPEQAEGFRTDIADAYRVAQKTAAGEELTDKEKTARKKFFDYRDEASEKFDAANQSSVLEALVKECAKPEKDQKTIASLLTKAAFSPEIRRMRPKEYRQMIYDFEEEQEEVSEADEVQGYYRLLGNKKIRPNEYKEYEKKLKPLDALISAYNRALAPADRIKKKFVNANLRLVVSIAKKYTNRGMGFLDLIQEGNIGLMRAMDKFDYKRGYKFSTYATWWVRQAITRSIADQARTIRIPVHMVETLNKIVRYEREYVATEGREPTPQETANFLDITVATVIKAKRVAKEPISLGTPVGDDESTLEDFIEDPNSVRPEKEIMRKGLSVSVNRTLSRLTPREEKILRLRFGIGESRDHTLEEVGVDFELTRERIRQIEAKALRKLRHPANAGSLRPYYEDELEGQGKRRYVPVGESKEEKEAERQELGDYITRRLTELDKPRRWLADQMGVTETTISHYVIGKSGPRPETRERLLSVLGEYELGTDETREQPESAEAVNKD, from the coding sequence ATGTTCCCTGCAGTAGATGGCCAAAGAGAAGATGAACAAAGAGAAAACCCGGACGCCGTGATTACTGATGCACGTGATTATCTCCAGCTACTCCCGCCGAAGACCGCGTACCGAATGCCGCTCACGCACCGTGGCACGGTCAATTATCAGGGAGTGATTACCGTACCAGATGAAGCGTCACCCACGCTTTTCCGCCAAGAAATTCTTGAAGTTTCCATTGCGCTTTTGGGCAAGAAAAAAGTATATGGGGTGGGCATCAGGATATCACGTGACGAAACACTGGTTGCCGGCGCCGTGATTGAGTATGTGCCACCGAGCGGCCAAAAAAATCTTGCGGTGGTCGTTGCACCGGATACCCTGTCTGTTGAACGGTTAATAACAACAGAGGGAAACTATGATGTCGCATTTCGTTTTTCCACGCCCGAGCAACTACGGGCATATCAGGCACGCAGGGGAATAAAAAAAAAAGCACCTGCAAAGCCACGACCCTATGAGAGGGATACTGCAAACGAAGGCGACTTAGTTGACGAGCTCAAACAAAGGCAAGAAGCGGGTGAGGGATATAGACTCAAATTTGATGCGATACGAAAATATTTGAGCGAAATTGGGAAGATAGATCTGCTTACAAGAGAACAAGAAGTTTCCATGGCGCGCGCCATTGCCGAGTATGAACAGCAGGCGTGGAGCGCCGCAACACCGCTCATTGCAGCGGTGATTGCAACACTTCCGGAACAAGCAGAAGGATTTAGAACTGATATTGCCGACGCATATCGGGTTGCACAGAAGACTGCAGCCGGCGAGGAACTGACGGATAAAGAAAAAACAGCGCGCAAAAAATTCTTTGATTATCGCGATGAAGCGAGCGAAAAGTTTGATGCAGCAAACCAGAGCAGTGTACTTGAAGCACTTGTCAAAGAATGTGCGAAACCGGAAAAGGACCAGAAAACTATTGCCAGCCTGCTCACCAAAGCCGCGTTCTCACCAGAAATTCGCAGGATGCGTCCGAAAGAATATCGCCAGATGATATACGATTTCGAGGAAGAGCAGGAAGAGGTAAGCGAAGCTGACGAGGTTCAAGGATACTACCGGCTGTTGGGAAACAAAAAAATACGGCCCAATGAGTATAAAGAGTATGAAAAGAAACTCAAACCGCTTGATGCACTTATCAGCGCGTACAACCGCGCATTGGCGCCTGCAGACAGAATTAAAAAAAAGTTTGTGAATGCCAATTTGCGCCTTGTTGTTTCCATCGCCAAAAAATATACCAACCGTGGCATGGGATTTCTTGACCTGATCCAGGAAGGAAACATTGGGCTCATGCGCGCTATGGATAAGTTTGACTATAAGCGCGGCTACAAATTCTCAACCTATGCAACCTGGTGGGTCCGGCAGGCAATAACGCGCTCAATCGCTGACCAGGCAAGAACAATTCGCATACCAGTGCACATGGTAGAGACGCTAAATAAAATAGTTCGTTATGAGCGAGAATATGTTGCAACCGAGGGGCGTGAGCCAACGCCGCAAGAAACCGCCAACTTTCTTGATATTACCGTTGCAACTGTGATAAAGGCAAAGCGAGTGGCCAAAGAGCCCATCTCTCTTGGAACACCGGTGGGGGATGACGAAAGTACCCTCGAAGATTTTATTGAAGACCCGAACTCGGTCAGGCCAGAAAAGGAAATAATGCGTAAAGGCCTCTCCGTAAGCGTGAACAGAACTCTCAGCAGATTGACACCGCGCGAAGAAAAGATTCTCCGTCTGCGGTTTGGCATTGGCGAATCCCGTGACCATACTCTCGAGGAAGTCGGCGTTGATTTTGAGTTGACCCGTGAACGCATCCGCCAGATTGAGGCAAAAGCGTTGAGAAAATTGCGCCATCCGGCGAACGCGGGAAGCCTCAGACCGTATTATGAAGACGAATTAGAAGGACAGGGAAAAAGAAGGTATGTACCAGTCGGAGAGAGCAAAGAAGAAAAAGAAGCAGAGCGGCAAGAATTAGGCGATTATATAACAAGGCGGCTGACCGAGTTGGATAAACCCCGGCGATGGCTTGCTGACCAAATGGGTGTAACCGAAACAACCATCTCGCATTATGTGATTGGTAAATCAGGACCGAGACCGGAGACACGCGAGCGATTGTTGAGCGTGCTTGGCGAATATGAGCTGGGAACTGATGAAACGCGTGAACAACCGGAAAGCGCAGAAGCAGTGAACAAAGACTAA
- a CDS encoding AI-2E family transporter, producing the protein MRPSVSQYTFLAFFLLSAALSFFVIQPFLKAILTGAVLAYIFYPVYSMLHNRIKSENGSALLATLIILLVVSIPFIAIIGTVAKDVKKVYKETKEKIAKQGIFRELPGPCDGSACMLKEKIDAVITNPEVITRIQAALGKISAALIEYTSDFVVFLPRMLVKLFIAVFVMFYCFRDGHAWMQRLYNLLPFQESFKQDLKKQTGDVIYATVYGMIIVGLIQGFVATIGYFIFGINSPLLLGALTALAAVLPFVGSVLIWLPVGLVQIINGADAGNDMILWKGVGLLLYGFFIVSMIDNVLKPKIIGKRSNVHPAVILLGLLGGMVTLGPIGLIIGPVVLATLVSFIRVYEKEKRVLIG; encoded by the coding sequence ATGCGCCCGTCCGTCTCCCAGTACACCTTTTTGGCTTTTTTCCTCCTTAGTGCAGCACTCTCATTTTTTGTCATCCAGCCATTCCTCAAGGCTATCCTTACCGGCGCAGTGCTGGCATACATTTTTTATCCGGTCTATTCGATGCTCCACAACCGCATCAAAAGTGAAAATGGCTCTGCGCTCCTCGCAACACTCATCATTCTCCTGGTTGTTTCCATACCATTTATTGCCATCATCGGAACCGTGGCAAAAGATGTCAAAAAAGTGTACAAGGAAACAAAAGAAAAAATCGCAAAGCAAGGAATTTTCAGAGAACTCCCCGGGCCGTGCGATGGCTCTGCATGCATGCTGAAAGAAAAAATTGATGCAGTTATTACAAATCCTGAAGTTATCACGCGTATCCAGGCAGCGCTCGGAAAAATAAGCGCTGCACTCATCGAGTACACGTCTGACTTTGTTGTTTTTCTGCCGCGCATGCTCGTCAAATTATTCATCGCGGTGTTTGTGATGTTTTACTGCTTCCGTGACGGCCACGCATGGATGCAGCGCCTGTATAACCTGCTGCCGTTTCAGGAATCATTCAAACAAGACCTGAAAAAACAGACTGGTGATGTGATTTATGCAACCGTGTACGGCATGATTATTGTCGGCCTCATTCAGGGATTTGTCGCAACCATCGGATACTTCATTTTTGGCATCAACTCGCCACTCCTACTGGGTGCGCTGACTGCGCTCGCCGCGGTGCTGCCGTTTGTCGGCTCAGTACTTATCTGGCTGCCCGTCGGCTTGGTGCAGATTATTAACGGAGCTGATGCAGGCAATGATATGATTCTTTGGAAAGGAGTGGGATTACTCCTCTACGGATTTTTCATTGTCTCAATGATTGATAATGTACTGAAGCCAAAAATTATCGGCAAGCGCAGCAACGTGCATCCTGCGGTGATTCTGCTGGGCCTGCTTGGAGGCATGGTAACACTCGGCCCCATCGGGCTCATTATCGGCCCGGTCGTGCTCGCCACGCTGGTCTCGTTCATTCGCGTGTATGAAAAAGAAAAAAGAGTGCTCATCGGTTAA